The window CCATCCGGAGCGACGAGGCGCTCGGAACTCACACTGTCGAGGGCGGCGGGTGGGGCAGCGGATGGGCGCCTTCCGGGCGCAGTCCGTCGAAGATGATGGCAAGGTACCGCCGCCACAGGTCCGGCGGGGCGTCCGGGACGTAGCTGGTGACGTAGTTCGGTGCGCACATCAGCAGGATGATGTCGGTCCCGGTGACGTCGTCGCGTACGGCGCGGTGCTCGCGCGCGCGGTCGACCAGCTTCTGGACGGTGTTGTACATCCGCGTCCGGACCCTGGTCACCTCCGCGCTCAGCTCGCCGGCCTCGTGCAGGAACGACAGGTCGCGTTGCTGTCGTTGGTGCGCGGCGACGGTGAGGAACTCCAGGAGCGCGGTGCCCGGATCCGCCGCTTCGAGCAGCCTGCCGCCGGCCGTGTTCAGCTCGTCGATCCGGTCGAGGACGATCGCGGCGATCAGGTCGTCCTTGGTGGCGAAGTGGCGGAACACGGTGCCCTTGCCGACCCCGGCCCGGCGGGCGATGTCGGCGACCGAGGCGTCCATCCCCCGCTCCGCGAACTCGTCCGCCGCCGCCGCCAGGAGCAACTGCCGGTTGCGTACGGCGTCGGCGCGGAGGGGACGGGTCGAGGTCACGCCGCCACCCTAACAAGTTGACCGCCCGGTCCGTTTATTGCTAGCTTCCCGACAGAACCTGACCGCCCGGTCCGTTTCCAGGAGGCATCCATGAAGGCTGTTGTCGTGACCCACTACGGACCGCCCGAGGAGTACACGATCGGCGACGTCCCGGTGCCCCGCCCCGGTCCGGGTCAGCTCCAGGTACGGATCGCCGCCGCCTCGATCAACCCCGCCGACATCCGGCTGCCCAGCGGCGCTTTCCACGACTTCGCGCCGCTGGAGTTCCCGCACGTACCCGGCAACGACTTCGCCGGCACGGTCAGCGAGGTCGGCGCCGGGGTTGTTTCCTACCGGGTGGGTGACGAGATCTTCGGCCAGGCCGTGCCCCGGGCCCTGCGGGCGATGGCCGGCGCGAACCGCCCGTCGCTGAGCACCGGCTCGCTCGCCGAGTACGCGGTCTTCGAAGCCGACACCCCGTTCCTGGCCCACCGCCCGGCCAGCCTCACCGTCGAACAGGCGGCGGCCCTGCCCACCACCGGCCTGACCGCGCGGGCCCTGATGGCCACCGCCAAAATCCAACCCGGCGAAACCGTCCTGGTCATCGGCGCCACCGGCGGCGTCGGCACCGCCGTGCTCCCACTGCTCGCCGCCGCAAAAGCGCAGGTCATCGCCACCTCCACCACCGCCGACGCCCCCACCCTGCGTGCCCTCGGCGCCACCGAAACCATCGGGTACGCCGAAGCCGAGTACCCGTCCAACGTCGACGTCGCTTTCAACCTGACCCTGCCGAGCGACCAGCTCACCGCAGTGGCAGCCGCCGTACGCCCGGGTGGACGGCTGCTCACCATCACGTACCCGGTGCCGGAGCAGGGGTGGATCGGTCGGGACGACGTGGAACTGCTGTTCGTGTTGGACATGGACGGCACGTTCGGCGGGATGCGCGAGGTCGGCGAACTGGCCGCCCGTGGTGAACTGCCTGCCACGATCGGCCGCCGCTACCCGCTCGACCAGGGCGTCCAAGCCTGCGTCGACTTCGCCCGCGCACACACCACCGGCAAACTCGTCGTCACCATCTGAGGCGCATCGCTGTCTGGCTGGCTGGCGATTCGCTGTCGCGGAGTTATAACGCCGAAAGTTCGTACATCAAAGATGGTGTTCTTACATCAAATTCGATGTAAGAAACTTTCGGCATCACTCGTCCGGACCGTGGCCGTCGCCCCGATCCGGGTCCAGCCGAACCGAAACCGGCTCACCGGGGCGACTCCGAGCAGCCAGCGGCAACGCCGACTCCAGTTCGAGCGACCCCGCCACCGATGCGAGCTGCTGCGGCACCCGGAGCGGCCGGACCGGATCAACCGGTACGGCGGCGTACAGGGGCGAGCCCAGGTGACGCAGGCAGTGGTCGATCGCCTCCGGCAGGCTGTTCCGCAGCGGCGCGAAGATCCGCTCGGTGGTCTCACCGGGTCTGACCGCCCGCACCTCCCAGCGCACACCCTGCACCTTCGCCAGGTTGTCGGCGTTTTTCGTCAGGTCCTGGACGGTGACCCGGAGCGCGAGCCCGAGGCCGTGGACCAGGTGGACGAGCTGCCCGAGCGACAGCTCCGACCAGTCCGTCACGTGGATCAGCAACCGCCCGCCGGGACGTAACCCGCCGGCGAGTGCCAGGTACCGGTCGAGCGGGTCGGCGTCCGGTTCCGGCAGCATGACCAGCCCGTGGCACAACCGATGGTCGATCGTCCCGATGTCGTCGAACTCGGCCATCGCCTCCGGTCCCCGGCCGAACAGCCCGATCCACGAGCCGAGCCGGTAACGCTCGCCGAGCTGCACAATCGGTTGACCGGCGACCTCCCTTGCCACGACCGCGCCGGACCCGCCAGTGCCGCTGCCCTCGTGGTCCGGTCGCCGCCAGTTGAGCCAGATGGTCTGGTCGCCCAGGTCGGTCAGGACAACGGCCGCGCCCTGGTGCAGCCGACGTTGTCCGGAGCAGGTGGGACAGCGGCGGGTGCCCTGCCAGGTGGTGCCGCTGCCGTGACAGTCCGGGCAGGTCACGCTCGGGATCGGGTCACCGAGATAGGCCGGGGACGGCGGCTCCCAACCGCGCCGCACCGCCCGCTCGCCAGTTCGCAGACTCGCGTGCCACCAGTTCCGGCTCCGCCAGATCGCCTGGGCACCCGGGTTGTCGTCCGCGCAGTCCCGCATGATCCGCCGTTCGAGCTGGTCGACGTCGGGTTCGCTCCACACCTGGTCAGGTTTGATCGAGGGTGTGAGGTAGTGCGCCGGGGCGGTCGCGCAACGCTCGGCGAGACCGTAGACCGCGTCGGCGACGGTGGTGCACTCGATCGCGGTCAGCAGGCTGTGGGCGTACCCGTGGGTGGTGATCGGGATGGGCGAGCCCGGCAGTTCGAAGCGGATGTCCCAGGTCAGACGGTCGCCGGGGGATTTTCGGGCCTCGATCACCAGGTCGAGACAGAGCAGGTCGGCGGCCCGGCAGAGTCGGGCGAGAAGGTTGTTGTGGTCGGGTGGGCCGGGGTCGGTCGAGCCGCCGAGGTAGACCCACCACGGGTGTCGGGAGAGGCCGCCGAGTGCGGTGACTTCGAGCGCGAGGCGTTCGGCGGCGGGCAGGTCGGGCTGCCATGCGCGGGGCAGGTGCAGGCTCAGCTCGCCGTCCGGATCGAGCGGCTGCTCCGGCCGGTCCACCTCACGCAGGCTGCGCAGCGCCGTCCCGGTCCGCTTCGCCAGCTCGCTCACCAGCGGAAACAAGGGCAAACGCCAACCGCCGTACGGTGAGGGCGTCGCCTGCACCAGACCCGGCACCACGTTCACCGAGGCGACCGCACCGGTGTCCCGGTTGCCAACGGTGATCACGAGTTGGGCGCGAAGCCTGCCGTGCTGGGCGCAGTCGACACACGGCTCCGCGCCTGTTCCGGTGAGTTTGAAGGTCAGGCCGTCACAGCCGACGCAGGTGACCACGATGGGTGCGTCGCTCATCTGCACTCACCGGAATGCGCCGCCGCCTTCCCGCACCGCCGCCGCTCCCCCTCGGTACGGCGATCACAGAACACCTGGTGGCGAGCATTCTGATCGTCCTCTTCGGACACCTCGGCACCGGTGGAGTCGATCTGCGGCAGGAAGCTCACCGAACGGGCGAGTACGCGAGCCAGGTTGAGCGCGCCGGGCAGGTCGGGTGCGGTGACGGGCAGGTGGATGACGTACCGGTTGGGGTGGGCGTCTGCGGTGGTCACACCCGTACTCCGGGGGTGAACCGGGACTGCCAGGTCCGCAGGTGGTTCTTGATCCGGATGTTCTCGTCGCGGGTGCGGTCCAACTCGCCTTGCAGGGCGTTCAGCTCGTTGGCGACCCGGTGCAGGAAGACGCGTACCTCCTCGGGGTCCAGCCCGTACCGCCGGACCGGAAACTGCCGCTCCCGCACCTGCCCATCGCTCAACGGCGGGTACGTCGCCGTCCGGTAGTACCCGCTCGCCTGGTTGCCCGCCCGTACCCAACTGATCGGCCTCGGCCGCACAACCGGAACCGGGGCTGGGGCGGGTTTCCGCCACCAAGAAAACAGAAGTCGAAGCAGTACGCGCACGTGCCAGCCACCTTCCGTCGGGAGTGGAAGGCGACCCGGCCGGAGCGCCGGAGAAGTCCAGACCGGGTCGCCACCCTCCTCCGACGATTTGCCGAACCGACCGGAGGAGATGACTAGAACCTACCCGACCATATCGAGTAGGTCTAGTCCATCAAGGAGGACGCCAACCTATTGCAGTAACTGGAGTAACTAGGGCAAGATCAGAGGTGCCGAACCGACCGGAGACACCTCTATGCCGACTGCCGAAGCACCGTTCAAGATCATCGCGAACGAGATCACCGCAAAGATCAAAAGCGGCGAACTCGCGCCGGGCGCCAAGCTGCCCTCTACCTCGCAACTCGCCGACCAGTACGGCGTCAGCCCAGGTACGGTCCACCGCGCCCTGTCGCTACTGCACGACCGCGACCTGATCATCGGCCAACCAGGTCGAGGCACGTACGTGGCCGATCACTCGTCCAAGTAGCTGCCCGCTTGGCTTTCCCGCCGACCCGGCGACCACCCCACTGACGATTCAAGGACAGCGGAGGCCGCATGCCTTCGATAGTCTTTTCTCGGCCGTGACGCTTGCAGATTGACGGCTGCCACCTGTCCTGTTTCGTGCGCGAATAGGAGGGCCGATGGTCGTTGGGTTTGAGGCAAGCACGGCTCATCAACAAGCCAGCCACGCTCTGCCCGTCCGCGTCTTGTGGACCATCGTCCCGTGAACGTCGAGGACGTCAAGGCGGTCATCCGGGATGGGCGCGAGGCCATCGGCCGAGCCCAGGAGATGATCGAACAGATCGCCTCCGATGCCGCCGAGACAGAAAGCGCAGCCCGCGCCACCAGTCACGACAGTGAACATTCTGAGGTGGTGAAGGGGCTCAACAGCCTGGGCCAGGCAATCTACGAAACCGAGCTGACGATTCGCCGCTTGGACGAAGCCAACGACGGTGCCAGCCAGTACCTCGCGGCACTGGGATGAGCAACATTGCCGATGTCGTGGCGCAACTGCTCGCAGTTGTCGAGCGCCTCGATCAAGCCGCAGTGACTGCAAGCCGCACCGAGGCTGAGATAGCGGTCGCTCATGCCGCCTTCACCCAGGCTGGGGCTGGCTCCGATCATGCAGAAATCCGTCGCGCCATCAGCGAGAGCGAGGCAGCCGCCGAGAAGGCGGCCAAGGTTGCGCGGAAGCTTTCCACGGCAGCCAGTCACCTGAGCGCCTACATCAACGTGATAGCGCCAGGAGCAGCGCCGGCACGGTCCTCCTCGCCGGAGAGCATGCCCAGCGGGGAGCAACTCCTAGGGCAAAGCGACCGGGCGGCGAGTAGCTTCCGCCGCCTCTCGAAGCGGGTCGTGCAGAATGCTGAGTCAGCAGGCGAGACGGCCAAGAAGCTGACCGACTTCCTGAATGCCGCCCGCCCGCAGGGAACCTCCGCGACTACGGCCCGACCGGAACCACCGCCCCAAGCGACCCCCGCTGTGGCGCCAGGGGACGCGGCACAGGCCCTGATCATCACGGGGGCCGCCGTCGTCGCCGCCGCACTGAATGCCGCGAACATGCGGAAAAAGCGAAAGGAACAAGAGCGTGACCGATCGAAGCAGCTACCTCGACCTGATCCGGGAACTGGTCAAGGGTGATCCGGAGGCGTATCGGCAGCGCTGCGAGCAACTGGACGAAGAGGGTTGGGACGAACTCGGTCTCGTGGTCGGCGCCGCCTTCTTCCTGGCCGTACGCCAGCATTTCGGTCCCGCCACGACCACTTCAGCCGTGATCACGCTGGTTGCCGAGACGCGTGCGGCGATGGCCGGCACAGGCTTCGACCTCAACCCGACGGTTGCGGAACAGTTGCTCACCTCGGCCACCACCGGTGACATCGAGGCGCTGGAGGCGGTCGAGCCGAACCTCATCATCGAGTCGGAGATGCTCCTGCTGTGGCAGCTCCTCAGGGCCAGGACGGACAGCGAACTGGCCGGATTTCTCGCCGAGGTCGAGGTTTTAGCGGAACAGTGGAGCCGGGAAGAGTAGCGACACGGACTCTTAATTTCCTCGCGGCAAACCGCGGCTCGGCCGAGAATGCAAACGTGACGAGCGAGGAGACGTACCGCCTGGCGGCTTTCGTGGCCGCGTACCCGTGGACGCCGCCGGCCGAGGAATGGGCCGGGCACCTCTCCTCGTCCGTCGCCACCGTCAGCGAGTGCCTGACCCAGTTCCTTCCGCCGAAGGGGAAGGACGGACTCACCAGGCCGTGGCTCCGTACGCTCTCGGAGGCGATCGCGGCAGCCCGCCAGGCTCCCGACGACCCGGAAACCATCAACGTGCTGGCCATGAGCGTGCCGATCTCCGGTGTTGCCGAGCTGATGTCGATGGTTGAGGTCGGCCCCGATCCGCACCCGATCCGATCGAACCTCAGCGAGCAGGTTCCCACCCCGGCCGGCACCATTCTGGGATTCGACGTACTCGGGTTCTCGGCGTGGCTGTTCCACTCCAGGCTCTGCTACGGCTTGGACGAGCAGGCACTCGAAAAGCTGGGCATACGGCCTAACGAGCACGGGCTACTCGCCAGCCTTGACGAGGCACGGCAGGTCGCGGAGCTGACCAACAACAAGCGCGGCGAACACGACGGCACGCCCTTCGATGTCGACTGGCTCCCGGCACTCATCACCCAGCACAACCCTGCGTAGCCGCACACCACGACGGCCGCAGGCCGCGTTCAAGGGATGTTCGGCGCCGACGAAGAACTCGTGAGGGCCGCTCGGACGTGGCAACCGCCCACCGGACGGTGGAGTTCTTAGCTGCGTGAGAGTTGATCCGAGCTTCGACACATTCGTCGAGGAGCGGTCGGCAGCGCTGTTGCGCCTCGCGTACCTGCTCACGGGAGACCGTGGGCATGCCGAGGACCTGTTGCAGACCGCTCTGCTGCGTACGATGCGCCGCTGGTCCAAGGCGCGCGACGCACCCGAGGCGTACGTCCGGCATGTCCTGGTCAACCTGTCCCGTGACCGGATCAGGGGACTGCTGCGTAGACCACGCGAAACTCCGCTGCCCGAGGACAGGGACGCGTTCCGTACCAATGATCCCGGCCTGGACGCGATCGGTAACCGGCGTCTGGTGGCCGACGCCGTCGCCACGCTGCCGATCCGTCAGCGGCAGGTGATCGTGCTCCGGTTCTTCGAGGACCTCTCGGTCGAGCAGACAGCGCTGCTGGTCGGCTGCTCGCCCGGAACCGTCAAGTCGTACACGTCCCGCGCCCTGAGCCGCCTCCGCGAACTGCTCGGGGATCAGCACGACACACAGGAGATGAGGGTTTTCCAATGACCGCGCTCAACGAGGACCAGTTGGGGCAGCAGCTCGGCACCCGGCTGCACGACGAGATGGCCGGGCTCGGGGCGCCTTCGGGGCTGACCGCGACCCTGCACCGCCGGCACAACCGGCGGACCTGGGGGCTGCGTGTCGCGGGCGGGGTGCCGGTGGTCGCGGCGATCGCCCTGGCTGCGTCGCTGACCCTCTCCCCGGCCGGCACCTCACCGAACACGAACGCGTCCGGCACCGGCAACACCGGCAGCATCGTCGACAACGCCCCGGACATGCTCACGGTCAGCTTCGTCAGCGAGCGCACCACCAGCGCGCTGGGCAACCTGACCGACTCCGTCCAGCACGCCCGCTCGGAGTTCAAGGACGGCAAGGGCAGGACGACCCTCACCAACGAGCGCTGGGTCGACGCGAAGACCGGGCGTGAGCGTACGGACGAACAGGACGTCCAGACCAAGGGCACGATCACCGTCGTCAAGTCCGGCAACGGCAACGACGCGATCGTCATCGACCACCAGCGGAAGAAGTGGTGGAACGACCAGATCGCGGCGATGCCGCAGGGGGTCGAGGTGACCGTCACGCAGGGGCCGAACGGGGAACGGATCGAGACGCCGACCGGTAAGAAGGCCGTTGGGCCGCTGATGGATCCCGCCGAGCTGAAGGACGCCCTCGCCACCGGGACGTTGAAGCTGGTCGGTGAGGAGACGCTGGACGGCAAGGCGACCGTGCACCTGCAATGGGTTCCGGTGCCGAGTTCGACCACCGATATCTGGGTCGACGCCGAGTCGT of the Micromonospora sp. NBC_01796 genome contains:
- a CDS encoding TetR/AcrR family transcriptional regulator, whose amino-acid sequence is MTSTRPLRADAVRNRQLLLAAAADEFAERGMDASVADIARRAGVGKGTVFRHFATKDDLIAAIVLDRIDELNTAGGRLLEAADPGTALLEFLTVAAHQRQQRDLSFLHEAGELSAEVTRVRTRMYNTVQKLVDRAREHRAVRDDVTGTDIILLMCAPNYVTSYVPDAPPDLWRRYLAIIFDGLRPEGAHPLPHPPPSTV
- a CDS encoding NADP-dependent oxidoreductase, with product MKAVVVTHYGPPEEYTIGDVPVPRPGPGQLQVRIAAASINPADIRLPSGAFHDFAPLEFPHVPGNDFAGTVSEVGAGVVSYRVGDEIFGQAVPRALRAMAGANRPSLSTGSLAEYAVFEADTPFLAHRPASLTVEQAAALPTTGLTARALMATAKIQPGETVLVIGATGGVGTAVLPLLAAAKAQVIATSTTADAPTLRALGATETIGYAEAEYPSNVDVAFNLTLPSDQLTAVAAAVRPGGRLLTITYPVPEQGWIGRDDVELLFVLDMDGTFGGMREVGELAARGELPATIGRRYPLDQGVQACVDFARAHTTGKLVVTI
- a CDS encoding zinc finger-like domain-containing protein — encoded protein: MSDAPIVVTCVGCDGLTFKLTGTGAEPCVDCAQHGRLRAQLVITVGNRDTGAVASVNVVPGLVQATPSPYGGWRLPLFPLVSELAKRTGTALRSLREVDRPEQPLDPDGELSLHLPRAWQPDLPAAERLALEVTALGGLSRHPWWVYLGGSTDPGPPDHNNLLARLCRAADLLCLDLVIEARKSPGDRLTWDIRFELPGSPIPITTHGYAHSLLTAIECTTVADAVYGLAERCATAPAHYLTPSIKPDQVWSEPDVDQLERRIMRDCADDNPGAQAIWRSRNWWHASLRTGERAVRRGWEPPSPAYLGDPIPSVTCPDCHGSGTTWQGTRRCPTCSGQRRLHQGAAVVLTDLGDQTIWLNWRRPDHEGSGTGGSGAVVAREVAGQPIVQLGERYRLGSWIGLFGRGPEAMAEFDDIGTIDHRLCHGLVMLPEPDADPLDRYLALAGGLRPGGRLLIHVTDWSELSLGQLVHLVHGLGLALRVTVQDLTKNADNLAKVQGVRWEVRAVRPGETTERIFAPLRNSLPEAIDHCLRHLGSPLYAAVPVDPVRPLRVPQQLASVAGSLELESALPLAARSRPGEPVSVRLDPDRGDGHGPDE
- a CDS encoding DivIVA domain-containing protein, with amino-acid sequence MRVLLRLLFSWWRKPAPAPVPVVRPRPISWVRAGNQASGYYRTATYPPLSDGQVRERQFPVRRYGLDPEEVRVFLHRVANELNALQGELDRTRDENIRIKNHLRTWQSRFTPGVRV
- a CDS encoding winged helix-turn-helix domain-containing protein — protein: MPTAEAPFKIIANEITAKIKSGELAPGAKLPSTSQLADQYGVSPGTVHRALSLLHDRDLIIGQPGRGTYVADHSSK
- a CDS encoding SigE family RNA polymerase sigma factor; translation: MRVDPSFDTFVEERSAALLRLAYLLTGDRGHAEDLLQTALLRTMRRWSKARDAPEAYVRHVLVNLSRDRIRGLLRRPRETPLPEDRDAFRTNDPGLDAIGNRRLVADAVATLPIRQRQVIVLRFFEDLSVEQTALLVGCSPGTVKSYTSRALSRLRELLGDQHDTQEMRVFQ